A single genomic interval of Helianthus annuus cultivar XRQ/B chromosome 13, HanXRQr2.0-SUNRISE, whole genome shotgun sequence harbors:
- the LOC110902328 gene encoding uncharacterized protein LOC110902328, translating into MAKVGELCGKTVSLRCQLPTEDLDALVTITCDEDLTHLIQEYDRTASLQSIKIRAFLSNPKKCSPAHSTASGSGTCGSSSSTGTPEASPKSPPLSVSNRCVYTSSKSPFNLPLCYNKSAGKVPCYAYRNSNRFCLVPNGSNWQ; encoded by the coding sequence ATGGCGAAAGTCGGTGAATTGTGCGGGAAGACAGTGAGTTTGAGGTGTCAGTTGCCTACAGAAGATCTAGATGCTCTTGTTACCATAACATGTGATGAGGATTTGACGCATCTCATTCAGGAATATGATCGAACAGCTTCGCTGCAATCGATTAAAATCCGAGCATTTCTATCAAATCCGAAGAAATGCTCACCGGCTCATTCAACCGCTTCTGGGTCTGGTACTTGTGGATCTAGTTCCTCCACTGGTACACCCGAAGCATCACCGAAATCACCACCTCTGTCAGTCAGTAATCGGTGTGTGTATACGTCGTCAAAATCGCCTTTTAATCTTCCGTTGTGCTACAACAAATCAGCTGGAAAGGTTCCGTGCTACGCTTATCGAAATTCCAATAGGTTTTGCCTTGTTCCTAATGGGAGCAATTGGCAATAA